TATTTACCATAGCCAAGCACACCATTTCAGACaacttttcttctttcaagacAACCGATTATAAAGCAACCGCATCATGTaaatgaacaaaaaagaaaatgagataaaaacaaTGATGATGCTTAGACACGAACCTTTTCCAACAATTAGACCAAACTGCTCCCAGGTAAGCAGTTCAAAAGGTTCCAGCTTGGTGAAATTAAGAATAAGGGCCACAGGAAGGAAAATCAAGAGGTTAAAAAGCCCTAGAAATCCGAGGAACTGTGCCATACTGGCATGTCCACTTTTTCCATCATCATCAGGTAGCTTCTTGCGAATAAGGGTAATATACACAGCATATAGTGCTGATGATACGATTGCCAGAATGTCTCCAAGAAGGGGGTTTGAAGCTGCAGTTAAACTGGTTTGAGAGTCCCCTAAGCTGACAACTATTGTTCCAGCCATACAAAGAAGAACACTGATGAGCTTCACCCATGTAAACATCTCACCCAAGAATGCTAGAGAGACCAAAAACGTAAAAAGGCTGGATGCACTGCTTAAGATGGTATTTGACTGCAAGCAAAGAAGAGGAACTAATTAGACTAGAAGGGGAAAACATGTGCACAAATCAGATGTGAGATGTGGAatacaaaattaagaaatgCTTACCGTGACTGTTGTATACTTCAGCGAGAAATTAAATGTGAGCTGCGCAAAAAACCAAAATGGGCATATCAATAAGCTAACTTTTGCCACTCTAGTGCGTGTCCAACGGCCTTTTGCATCAACTCGTTTATCGAAGTTGCCACTGGCTTTATCTTGATCTGGTAGAGAAGCTTGAATCTCATGTGATACAAATTCTGCTTCAGAACCAATACCTTCTCCATGATGGCTAACTTGCCCCGCTTCCAAAAGCACAGATGGATTTATGGCTTTTGCACCTAATTCACTCTCCCCAAGAAGAACAACCTGCTCTGATTCCCGTAAATCTTGCAAAATGccacttttcttatttttccaaAACCATAAACTTCCGTACGTATCCTCCAAATAGCGCCCAATCTCAACTAGGGGAATGTAAACCACAAATAGTGA
This is a stretch of genomic DNA from Carya illinoinensis cultivar Pawnee chromosome 3, C.illinoinensisPawnee_v1, whole genome shotgun sequence. It encodes these proteins:
- the LOC122303709 gene encoding thiamine-repressible mitochondrial transport protein THI74 encodes the protein MTHEVWRWLLGLIYIVAVASIWIAASYVVQSVLDAGVSPFLITYICNSLFVVYIPLVEIGRYLEDTYGSLWFWKNKKSGILQDLRESEQVVLLGESELGAKAINPSVLLEAGQVSHHGEGIGSEAEFVSHEIQASLPDQDKASGNFDKRVDAKGRWTRTRVAKVSLLICPFWFFAQLTFNFSLKYTTVTSNTILSSASSLFTFLVSLAFLGEMFTWVKLISVLLCMAGTIVVSLGDSQTSLTAASNPLLGDILAIVSSALYAVYITLIRKKLPDDDGKSGHASMAQFLGFLGLFNLLIFLPVALILNFTKLEPFELLTWEQFGLIVGKGLLDNVLSDYLWAKAVLLTTTTVATAGLTIQIPLAAIVDSVMGNAPHLMDYLGALAVIIGFAGINIPSDACGRSKDASVELETENFSSSTDQDRVPSVSQAAATIS